In a single window of the Nitrospira sp. MA-1 genome:
- a CDS encoding glycosyltransferase family 2 protein, producing the protein MFNPEKPLVTIAIPTYNRADTYLKHTLQSAKDQSYQNVEIIVSDNCSIDQTEKVVKEFDDPRIRYVKHSQNIGHYNNFKFCIEQARGDYFLLLQDDDLIDEDFVDVCLETINYSFMDIGVIRTGTRYIGPDGQQIGEWLNTVGGLSTEEFFLAYLSFETGIYLCSTLLNTKRLREIGGMHSKHNLLLDVMAIAKLSSHYGRKDIRESKASNRKHPNELTVSVKTKEWCEESLLLVDTMCQLVSEKNMVVKIRKTGNNYIFRHNYNLVKKEKVVSVRLKALFLLFRKCGYLFSISRFLKYAILDEWKAGKRKIKQLIGSFGYEA; encoded by the coding sequence ATGTTTAATCCGGAAAAGCCATTAGTCACGATTGCTATTCCGACCTACAATCGAGCAGACACTTACCTGAAGCACACTCTTCAAAGCGCGAAAGATCAATCCTATCAAAATGTAGAAATTATCGTTTCAGATAATTGTTCGATTGATCAAACCGAAAAAGTGGTAAAAGAATTTGATGATCCTCGCATTCGATATGTAAAGCACAGTCAAAATATCGGGCATTACAATAATTTTAAATTTTGTATAGAACAAGCACGGGGGGATTATTTTTTACTATTACAGGATGATGATCTTATTGATGAGGATTTTGTGGATGTGTGCTTGGAAACGATTAACTATTCATTCATGGATATTGGAGTTATCCGAACAGGAACTCGCTATATTGGCCCAGATGGGCAGCAAATAGGGGAGTGGCTCAATACGGTTGGTGGACTTTCCACGGAAGAATTTTTTTTGGCGTATTTATCCTTTGAGACGGGTATTTATCTCTGTAGTACCTTATTGAATACTAAAAGGTTGAGAGAGATCGGTGGCATGCATTCAAAACACAATTTACTCTTGGATGTCATGGCAATAGCCAAATTATCCTCCCACTATGGCCGAAAGGATATTCGAGAAAGTAAGGCAAGTAATCGGAAACATCCCAATGAATTGACCGTATCTGTGAAAACTAAAGAGTGGTGTGAAGAGTCATTATTATTGGTAGATACGATGTGTCAGTTAGTTTCTGAAAAGAATATGGTGGTAAAAATAAGAAAGACAGGGAATAATTATATCTTTAGGCATAATTATAATCTGGTTAAAAAAGAGAAGGTCGTGAGTGTCCGTTTAAAGGCCTTGTTCCTGCTTTTCAGGAAATGTGGGTATTTATTTTCTATTAGCCGGTTTTTGAAATATGCCATTCTTGATGAATGGAAAGCAGGTAAAAGGAAAATAAAACAACTGATAGGCTCTTTTGGGTATGAGGCTTAG
- a CDS encoding ABC transporter permease — MKNTEETGCSSADVVTIIQPDSGWKIINFKELNDYRDLFYFLTWRDIKALYAQTVLGFSWAIIQPLVQIIIFTVIFGKVAELPTEGIPYILFSSVAVIPWTYMSQALTQSSQSLLQGSNILGKIYFPRIIFPITPVLAKLVDFGISLFIVLCIMLYYRVSPTWNLLLFPVLVVMMMAVPLGIGLWLSSLAIRFRDIKQAMPFFIQMLMYTAPIVYSASSIPEGYRLLYSLNPLVGVIEGFRACLLGTPIPWLYIWPGALTAVLLVISGAVYFKRMERIIVDVI, encoded by the coding sequence ATGAAGAATACAGAAGAAACTGGGTGCTCTAGTGCAGATGTGGTAACCATTATTCAACCTGATTCCGGCTGGAAAATTATTAATTTTAAAGAGCTGAATGATTATCGAGATCTGTTTTACTTCCTCACTTGGCGGGATATTAAGGCGTTATATGCGCAAACCGTTTTGGGATTTTCATGGGCAATCATTCAACCCCTTGTGCAGATCATAATTTTCACGGTTATTTTTGGAAAAGTTGCGGAACTGCCAACGGAGGGAATTCCCTATATTTTATTTTCAAGTGTGGCAGTGATCCCCTGGACGTATATGTCACAGGCGCTCACGCAATCGAGTCAAAGCCTCCTTCAGGGATCGAATATATTGGGAAAGATTTATTTTCCTCGAATAATTTTTCCCATTACTCCAGTTTTGGCGAAGCTGGTTGATTTTGGAATTTCCCTGTTCATTGTCCTCTGTATCATGTTGTATTATCGAGTGTCGCCCACATGGAATCTCCTGCTTTTCCCCGTGCTGGTAGTCATGATGATGGCTGTCCCGTTGGGTATAGGATTGTGGCTATCTTCACTGGCCATTCGATTTCGTGATATCAAACAAGCCATGCCATTTTTTATTCAAATGCTCATGTATACTGCCCCAATCGTCTATTCGGCATCATCAATCCCTGAGGGGTATCGGTTGCTGTACTCGCTAAATCCTCTCGTAGGCGTCATAGAGGGTTTCAGAGCGTGTTTGCTAGGTACGCCCATTCCCTGGCTGTACATCTGGCCTGGAGCACTGACAGCGGTCCTGTTGGTCATCAGTGGAGCGGTGTATTTTAAGCGGATGGAGCGTATCATTGTGGATGTGATTTAA
- a CDS encoding phosphotransferase codes for MSSHQSVVFQYIKTPNENKRFFCLQQNILVLAWMLFFIKDSLTPIVRPDSQISRVGLLIKQMHSYLGFVKRNVSCLSFFWGYKLQLLSRQGVVELPCYGQICVPIHKGYKVFDFHRGIAIKVFDHDVNASAIRDEIEKLKVVSKIEFASSIKKWSIEERWYEEEYVNGALDSSYKPLDSAALLEKFFNEIIQCLTHLILFQKPISKNAVEHALDRNRELRSKLSSKPTFTGSEHQRITLFIDSIMNRLQTEGNCPIFLVFAHGDFVPANMLNTQHGMKIIDWEGAGYWSALFDFYSYFFYRPACREVPVSMLGSEVMKALPMFISKLTEHAPEVSSSLKAQEKTYRWIFYIEMIYRLVDRQMTDTNLDVMHYIQEYIKAFNLYEELAIGKNV; via the coding sequence ATGAGCTCTCATCAGTCAGTAGTCTTTCAATATATAAAGACCCCAAATGAGAATAAACGGTTTTTTTGTTTACAGCAAAACATTCTTGTTTTAGCTTGGATGTTGTTTTTCATAAAGGACTCCTTAACCCCTATTGTCCGCCCTGACTCCCAAATTTCTCGTGTGGGGTTGTTGATAAAGCAGATGCATAGTTATCTGGGATTTGTGAAAAGAAATGTTAGCTGTCTTAGCTTTTTTTGGGGTTATAAGCTTCAATTGTTAAGCAGGCAAGGGGTCGTTGAATTGCCATGCTATGGTCAAATATGTGTGCCTATTCATAAGGGGTATAAAGTATTCGATTTCCATCGGGGGATCGCTATTAAGGTGTTTGATCATGATGTGAATGCTTCCGCTATCCGTGATGAAATTGAAAAATTGAAGGTGGTCTCCAAGATCGAATTTGCCTCTTCTATAAAAAAATGGAGTATTGAAGAACGATGGTACGAGGAAGAATATGTGAATGGAGCATTGGATTCCTCATATAAGCCTTTAGATTCCGCCGCGTTATTAGAGAAGTTTTTTAATGAGATCATTCAGTGTTTAACACATTTAATACTGTTTCAAAAGCCAATATCCAAAAATGCTGTAGAACATGCTCTTGATAGGAACAGGGAATTAAGATCAAAGCTATCGTCAAAGCCGACGTTCACTGGATCAGAGCATCAAAGAATTACATTATTTATTGATTCCATTATGAATCGGCTCCAAACGGAAGGAAATTGCCCAATATTCTTGGTGTTTGCCCATGGTGATTTTGTTCCAGCCAATATGCTCAATACGCAACATGGAATGAAAATTATTGATTGGGAGGGTGCTGGATATTGGAGTGCATTATTTGATTTTTACAGTTATTTTTTTTATCGACCTGCTTGTAGGGAAGTGCCGGTGAGCATGTTAGGTTCAGAAGTAATGAAAGCCCTGCCGATGTTTATTTCAAAATTAACCGAACACGCTCCCGAAGTTTCAAGTAGTCTAAAGGCGCAGGAGAAAACCTATCGATGGATATTTTATATTGAGATGATCTATAGATTAGTGGATCGGCAAATGACAGATACAAATCTGGATGTTATGCATTATATCCAAGAATACATTAAGGCTTTTAATCTTTACGAAGAACTGGCTATCGGTAAAAACGTATGA
- the asnB gene encoding asparagine synthase (glutamine-hydrolyzing), producing the protein MCGIAGELRFNQAVESKADWEKISALMARRGPNDQGIWTDHKACTLVFRRLAIIDLSMNAHQPMTAHNGRYTLVFNGEIYNFQDLRKKLEGRGVRFRSTSDTEVVLYALMEWGTTALERFNGMFALGFFDSVEKRLLLARDHAGMKPLYFLKKAEGMVFASQYNQILAHPLSHNLEVSPEALGLYLRLAYIPAPYALMQDSQMLEPGTWVQFTGNGQIEKGQYFKFPQYEIPKLKGQEALEAVDAAITGAVKRHLISDVPVGAFLSGGIDSPLVVAKMRSVSAAPIEVFTIGTGEEATDETQDAMAYARDFGVQHRIECMDPAKALDFLEDVIESCGEPFGDYSLFPTMMVSRLASQNYKVMLSGDGGDELFWGYTGRFGSLVRNAGDFRYPFWCRWVWRGFKRVLQYGNYNHLNQRSLGNYHRLMLTHLSEQWLKQIFPSLPSWPNAYKAFEYHSCDPDRAAQYSRISEFECHLPYVLMKVDRASMFHSLEVRVPLLDREVIEVAAQTDWHQCLNVEQKTGKIILRQILSKYTKQQTQGKRGFEVPMGEWLRTSLREMVEESLMKRDEMLGLEVNKKALRQLYDQHLNGRSDYSWALWPLLSLSLWINKHYH; encoded by the coding sequence ATGTGCGGGATAGCTGGAGAATTGCGATTCAATCAGGCGGTGGAGTCGAAAGCCGATTGGGAAAAGATTAGTGCATTGATGGCACGTCGGGGACCCAATGACCAGGGAATTTGGACCGACCATAAAGCCTGTACCTTGGTCTTCCGCCGTTTGGCCATCATTGATTTAAGTATGAATGCGCACCAACCTATGACGGCTCATAATGGTCGCTATACACTCGTTTTTAATGGGGAGATTTATAATTTTCAGGACTTGCGGAAAAAATTAGAAGGCCGTGGAGTACGATTCCGGTCAACTAGTGACACCGAAGTTGTGCTGTATGCCCTAATGGAATGGGGAACGACTGCGTTAGAACGTTTTAACGGGATGTTTGCCTTGGGTTTTTTTGATTCTGTAGAAAAGCGATTGCTATTGGCTCGCGACCATGCTGGGATGAAACCGCTATATTTTCTAAAGAAGGCCGAAGGGATGGTATTCGCATCACAATATAATCAAATATTGGCGCATCCCTTGAGCCACAATCTTGAAGTTTCACCAGAAGCACTTGGCCTCTATTTGCGGTTGGCATACATTCCTGCGCCTTATGCTCTTATGCAGGATTCCCAGATGCTTGAGCCGGGAACCTGGGTCCAATTCACGGGGAATGGACAAATAGAAAAGGGACAGTACTTTAAATTTCCACAGTACGAAATACCAAAATTAAAAGGGCAAGAGGCTCTGGAGGCGGTGGATGCGGCAATCACAGGGGCTGTGAAACGGCATCTAATTAGTGATGTCCCGGTGGGAGCATTCCTTTCCGGTGGCATCGACTCACCTCTGGTCGTCGCGAAAATGAGATCGGTGAGTGCAGCGCCCATTGAAGTTTTCACAATCGGAACCGGAGAAGAAGCTACTGACGAAACACAGGATGCCATGGCATATGCCAGGGATTTTGGAGTCCAGCATAGGATTGAATGTATGGATCCTGCCAAAGCGCTGGATTTTTTGGAGGATGTGATCGAAAGCTGTGGAGAGCCGTTTGGAGATTATTCTCTCTTTCCCACCATGATGGTATCCCGCCTGGCCAGTCAAAATTACAAAGTCATGCTTTCCGGTGATGGCGGTGATGAATTGTTTTGGGGCTATACGGGCCGCTTTGGTTCCTTGGTGAGGAATGCCGGTGATTTCCGGTACCCATTCTGGTGTCGTTGGGTCTGGCGAGGATTTAAAAGAGTTCTGCAATATGGAAATTATAACCATCTAAATCAACGCTCCCTCGGAAACTATCATCGTCTCATGCTCACCCATCTTTCCGAACAATGGTTGAAACAAATTTTTCCTTCGCTGCCATCCTGGCCAAATGCCTATAAAGCATTTGAATACCATAGTTGCGATCCAGATCGTGCGGCACAATATTCCCGGATAAGCGAATTTGAATGTCATTTGCCCTATGTGTTGATGAAAGTGGACCGGGCAAGTATGTTTCATTCATTAGAAGTTCGGGTCCCCCTCCTGGATAGGGAGGTTATTGAGGTAGCGGCACAAACGGACTGGCATCAGTGCCTTAATGTGGAACAAAAGACAGGAAAGATAATATTACGTCAGATCTTATCCAAATATACCAAACAACAGACTCAAGGGAAGCGGGGTTTTGAGGTGCCTATGGGTGAATGGTTGCGTACCTCACTCCGTGAAATGGTTGAGGAAAGCCTCATGAAACGGGATGAAATGTTGGGGTTGGAAGTAAACAAGAAAGCTCTCCGACAGCTGTATGATCAGCATCTCAATGGTCGGAGCGATTATTCATGGGCGCTATGGCCTCTGCTCAGTTTATCCCTCTGGATTAATAAACATTATCATTAG
- a CDS encoding ABC transporter ATP-binding protein, protein MKNRNFAIKIENISKCYRIGLKETIQDNLFNTVWNFIKNPLKNYRVYRSLYNFDDVNPNQDTNPPDVIWAVKNVSFDVKEGEVIGIIGSNGAGKSTLLKILSKITYPTSGQVTIRGRLSSLLEVGTGFHPELTGRENVYLNGTILGMRKKEIDRKFDEIVDFSGVEKFIDTPVKRYSSGMKVRLAFAVAAHLEPEILIVDEVLAVGDARFQQKCLDKMKEVGQHGRTVLFVSHNMPAVTRLCSRSILLDGGRVQQDGPTHEVITSYMNSDKCTKAERRWTNVMEAPGDEVVRLCGVRVRTQDGLVSDVADISQPIRIEIEYEILQPGYVLRIYYHVFNEEGIEAFLPIENDMAWRQKPRPIGRYVSTSVIPENLLSEGRYFISPTIGTENPWVKRLRVNEVVAFHVIDSMDGNGARVDSVGHIPGVVRPLLKWETQFNPKEAYVEKT, encoded by the coding sequence ATGAAAAACCGAAATTTTGCCATCAAAATAGAAAATATCAGTAAATGCTATCGGATCGGATTGAAAGAGACCATCCAGGATAATTTATTTAACACCGTATGGAATTTCATCAAAAATCCTCTCAAGAATTACCGTGTCTATCGCTCCCTCTATAATTTCGACGATGTGAATCCCAATCAAGATACCAATCCTCCCGATGTCATCTGGGCTGTCAAAAATGTCTCGTTTGACGTGAAAGAAGGGGAAGTTATCGGCATTATCGGGAGCAATGGCGCTGGCAAATCCACCCTCCTGAAAATTCTGTCGAAAATTACCTATCCAACCAGTGGGCAGGTCACGATCCGTGGAAGGCTTTCAAGTCTTCTCGAGGTTGGAACCGGATTTCATCCGGAGCTGACAGGGAGAGAAAATGTCTACCTGAATGGGACCATTTTAGGCATGCGGAAGAAAGAAATCGACAGAAAATTTGATGAAATTGTGGATTTTTCAGGAGTAGAAAAATTTATCGATACTCCTGTGAAACGGTATTCGAGTGGCATGAAAGTGCGTCTGGCATTTGCCGTCGCCGCTCATCTTGAGCCGGAGATTTTGATTGTTGATGAGGTGTTGGCGGTCGGCGACGCACGTTTCCAACAGAAATGTCTGGATAAAATGAAAGAGGTTGGCCAACATGGGCGCACCGTACTGTTCGTCTCGCATAATATGCCGGCCGTCACTCGACTATGTTCCAGGTCGATTTTGCTTGACGGGGGAAGAGTACAACAGGATGGTCCAACCCATGAAGTCATAACAAGTTATATGAACTCAGATAAATGTACCAAAGCTGAGCGTAGATGGACTAATGTTATGGAGGCACCTGGAGACGAAGTCGTTCGATTATGCGGAGTAAGAGTGCGGACACAGGATGGCCTGGTGTCGGATGTTGCAGATATTAGCCAACCTATTCGAATTGAAATAGAATACGAAATACTTCAACCGGGCTATGTGCTGCGGATCTATTACCATGTTTTCAATGAAGAGGGTATTGAAGCTTTTTTACCGATCGAAAATGATATGGCCTGGAGGCAGAAACCGCGCCCCATTGGGCGATACGTGAGTACGTCCGTGATTCCTGAAAATTTGCTTTCCGAGGGGAGGTATTTTATTTCGCCGACGATAGGCACCGAAAATCCCTGGGTGAAGCGCTTGAGAGTTAATGAGGTGGTGGCATTTCATGTGATTGACAGTATGGATGGTAATGGGGCTCGTGTTGATTCCGTCGGACATATCCCGGGAGTGGTCCGGCCGCTCTTAAAGTGGGAAACGCAATTTAACCCAAAAGAAGCATACGTAGAAAAGACCTAA
- a CDS encoding class I SAM-dependent methyltransferase: MVLKLKQLIKKIPGAYPAYQWIVKICKEVASRLKSTEAIFTEIYKENYWRGKNSVSGQGSDLDQTQTIVKELPILFDNLKISTMLDIPCGDFFWMKRVDLRGIHYTGADIVGELVERNRYLYQTNNIIFTKLNLLRNDLPQVDLIFCRDCLGHFSFSDIFMALQNMSRSRSTYLLTTTFPERQANRDIKTGQWRALNLEAVPFQFPPPQSLLVEHCTQKTSRGEYKDKSLGLWKISDIESILKRLPSSYL, encoded by the coding sequence ATGGTATTAAAATTGAAACAATTGATAAAAAAAATTCCGGGTGCCTATCCTGCCTACCAATGGATTGTGAAAATTTGCAAAGAAGTGGCTTCACGTCTGAAATCCACGGAGGCTATATTCACTGAAATATACAAGGAAAATTATTGGAGGGGTAAAAATAGTGTATCCGGGCAAGGTTCAGATCTTGATCAAACACAGACGATTGTGAAAGAACTGCCAATTCTCTTTGATAATTTGAAAATTTCCACAATGCTTGATATCCCTTGTGGCGATTTTTTCTGGATGAAAAGGGTGGATTTAAGAGGAATTCATTATACAGGAGCAGATATAGTTGGAGAATTAGTTGAGCGGAATCGATACTTATATCAGACAAATAATATCATTTTTACGAAGCTAAATCTTTTACGAAATGACTTACCTCAAGTTGATCTTATTTTTTGTCGGGATTGTTTAGGGCATTTTTCCTTTTCGGATATTTTTATGGCCTTGCAGAACATGAGTAGGAGTAGATCGACCTATTTGCTCACAACAACATTTCCTGAACGACAAGCAAACCGCGACATAAAAACCGGCCAATGGAGGGCCCTGAATCTTGAAGCGGTCCCTTTCCAATTTCCTCCCCCCCAATCACTTCTTGTAGAACATTGCACTCAAAAGACTAGTAGGGGGGAGTACAAGGACAAATCTTTGGGGCTCTGGAAAATTAGTGATATTGAAAGCATTTTAAAACGACTGCCCTCCTCTTATTTATGA
- a CDS encoding glycosyltransferase, with the protein MPPKKPKVLFLAYYFPPLNAGACVRTWNIAKYLSRLGWDVTVVTPDPHLWRLGDPSQIEKVNIELNENGIKCLLTGHDWRFLSPGCLNFENSGIKWFLGGLGRRIARKWRIEREIGWIKEAKRTCSTLAKEDVDIIFASGSPFCSFGLAKWLADKLSRPYVLDYRDPWTGNPHARYPKPQRIINEEQELLKKCAAVTIVSPSWALDLTRRYGLKEKIHVLSNGFDPDEMSQVQPTQFPHFAIVYTGDFYPPKRVITPFMEALKHLKELRGKENGKWRLHYYGQMGEHVREEAGRLGMIDEVELHGKVPRNVVLSAVAGANISIVITSIPDDVTIADQGMITCKVFESLGLGTPILLICPLGSDVAILDQCKGVRSFQKNNILEMAAYLNERIESQGERIEGEGPYSWVNLSRQLNDILLKSR; encoded by the coding sequence ATGCCTCCCAAAAAACCCAAAGTCTTGTTTCTTGCATATTATTTTCCCCCGCTTAATGCCGGTGCATGTGTCCGAACCTGGAATATTGCCAAATATCTCTCCAGGTTAGGTTGGGATGTCACGGTGGTAACACCCGATCCTCACCTGTGGCGATTAGGGGACCCCAGTCAAATTGAGAAGGTCAATATTGAGCTCAATGAAAACGGAATCAAGTGCCTCCTTACAGGGCATGACTGGCGGTTTCTTTCACCCGGATGCTTGAATTTTGAGAATTCGGGAATCAAATGGTTTTTGGGAGGGTTAGGTCGACGGATCGCACGCAAGTGGAGGATTGAACGGGAAATTGGCTGGATCAAAGAAGCCAAACGAACATGTTCAACGTTAGCCAAAGAGGATGTAGATATCATTTTTGCTAGTGGTTCACCTTTTTGCTCTTTTGGATTAGCAAAGTGGCTGGCAGATAAACTAAGCCGGCCTTATGTGCTTGATTATCGTGATCCTTGGACCGGTAATCCTCACGCAAGGTATCCGAAACCTCAGCGAATCATTAATGAAGAGCAAGAGCTGCTCAAAAAATGCGCTGCTGTGACTATCGTTTCCCCCTCGTGGGCATTGGATTTAACTCGACGATATGGCCTTAAGGAAAAGATCCATGTCCTTTCGAATGGCTTTGATCCGGATGAAATGAGTCAAGTCCAGCCTACTCAGTTCCCACATTTCGCTATAGTGTACACGGGGGATTTCTATCCCCCTAAACGGGTGATTACGCCGTTTATGGAAGCTCTGAAGCATTTAAAAGAATTAAGAGGGAAAGAAAATGGAAAGTGGCGTCTTCATTATTATGGGCAGATGGGAGAGCATGTCAGAGAAGAAGCTGGGCGATTGGGGATGATTGATGAAGTGGAACTTCATGGGAAAGTCCCGCGCAATGTCGTGTTATCCGCGGTCGCTGGTGCCAATATATCTATTGTAATTACCTCTATACCTGACGACGTCACAATTGCCGATCAGGGAATGATCACATGCAAAGTCTTTGAATCTTTAGGATTGGGGACTCCAATTCTGCTAATTTGCCCATTGGGTAGTGATGTCGCGATATTAGATCAGTGTAAAGGGGTACGCTCGTTCCAAAAAAATAATATCCTTGAAATGGCTGCATATCTTAATGAACGTATTGAGAGTCAAGGGGAGAGAATTGAGGGGGAAGGTCCGTATTCATGGGTTAATTTAAGTAGACAGTTGAATGATATTCTTCTCAAAAGTCGTTAG
- a CDS encoding glycosyltransferase, which produces MKIAYIVSQFPSATETFVQSQIVGMIEAGLEVNIFAAKPRDDLPSPESLRKYKLRERTIYQVIPKNKTRRFARGLYLILKYILRHPVPIVRSLNVFRYGRAASSLTLLYKIIPFLGKGPYDIIHCQFGTDGLQGLYIKQVAAPTAKVVTSFRGFDASKMVFECPDLYKTLFREGDLFLPVSQSLKNLIVQQGCDEGKIVVLPSGINCQNLTGSPKKVLQSERVHVMTIARLIEKKGIVYAIEAVNKIVKSGKSICYSIIGEGELRGDLEELIQERDLKEHVQLLGWKSHEEVIRLLQDAHILIAPSVTAKDGDQEGIPNAIKEAMAMGLPVIATQHSGIPELVEDGVSGYLVRERDADALADRLSYLLDHPGKWADMGRAGRGRVEKDYDMKTLNNRLVELYGQVCAKT; this is translated from the coding sequence ATGAAAATTGCCTATATAGTGAGCCAGTTTCCCTCTGCCACTGAAACATTTGTGCAAAGTCAAATTGTAGGAATGATAGAAGCTGGTCTTGAGGTAAACATTTTTGCCGCGAAACCAAGGGATGATCTTCCAAGTCCAGAAAGCCTGAGAAAATATAAATTGCGGGAACGTACGATCTATCAAGTTATACCGAAAAATAAAACTCGAAGATTCGCCAGGGGATTGTATCTTATCCTTAAATATATCCTAAGACATCCCGTCCCAATAGTGCGATCCTTAAATGTTTTTCGATATGGAAGGGCAGCTTCATCATTAACGCTTCTATATAAAATTATCCCATTTTTAGGAAAAGGACCCTATGACATTATCCATTGTCAATTTGGGACGGATGGCCTGCAAGGATTATATATTAAGCAGGTGGCTGCCCCGACGGCTAAAGTGGTGACTTCTTTTCGAGGATTTGATGCATCAAAAATGGTCTTTGAATGCCCCGATTTGTATAAAACATTATTCAGGGAAGGGGACCTCTTTTTGCCGGTGAGCCAATCTCTGAAAAATCTCATTGTCCAGCAAGGATGTGATGAGGGGAAGATTGTCGTTTTGCCCTCTGGTATTAATTGCCAAAACCTCACAGGCTCCCCCAAGAAAGTTCTCCAGAGTGAACGGGTACACGTAATGACCATTGCCCGGTTGATTGAGAAAAAGGGCATTGTCTATGCGATTGAAGCAGTCAATAAAATAGTCAAATCCGGAAAATCTATCTGCTATTCCATAATCGGAGAAGGCGAATTACGAGGGGATCTGGAGGAATTGATACAGGAGCGAGATCTCAAGGAACATGTGCAGTTACTAGGGTGGAAAAGCCATGAGGAAGTCATTCGATTATTGCAAGATGCGCATATACTGATCGCTCCAAGTGTGACAGCCAAAGACGGTGATCAGGAAGGCATTCCCAATGCGATTAAAGAGGCTATGGCGATGGGATTGCCGGTTATTGCCACTCAGCATAGCGGCATTCCGGAACTGGTGGAAGATGGTGTGTCAGGTTATCTGGTACGAGAGCGAGATGCGGATGCCCTGGCCGATCGATTGTCCTACCTGCTTGACCATCCTGGGAAATGGGCGGATATGGGAAGAGCCGGGCGTGGGCGAGTGGAAAAGGACTATGACATGAAGACTTTAAATAATCGGCTGGTGGAATTATATGGCCAAGTATGTGCCAAAACGTGA